One part of the Paenibacillus silvisoli genome encodes these proteins:
- a CDS encoding VOC family protein, which yields MSANGKIELDCFRLRVRRLKPAIRFYSALFGVPVVQELVDGEQYVFQLADGRRKLVLDDIRQADIREPNSRPIAIMTTPDLEACYRQVQIMNLPYVSGIEQGIEFPYFVCRDRDANEFVMAGRIYNHPVASTEVSVGPIDPHVACMIVPAGDVRSCETMLRSWLGDEDPVLQIAPVLAAKGSGEGTSRFVFSSSDIAEAYRHLKGIGAALHTKLEDAVRERVIRFSDPEGNRMEIVGRQQR from the coding sequence ATGTCAGCAAACGGTAAAATCGAACTGGACTGCTTCCGTCTCCGGGTGCGTCGGCTAAAACCGGCTATTCGTTTCTATAGTGCGCTTTTTGGCGTGCCGGTTGTTCAGGAATTGGTGGATGGGGAGCAGTATGTGTTTCAGCTCGCGGATGGCCGCCGCAAGCTCGTTCTGGATGATATTCGCCAAGCCGATATTCGTGAGCCGAACTCACGTCCTATCGCCATCATGACGACGCCGGATTTAGAGGCATGTTACCGGCAAGTACAAATCATGAATCTCCCGTATGTATCCGGAATCGAACAAGGCATTGAGTTTCCTTACTTTGTCTGCAGAGACCGCGATGCCAATGAGTTTGTAATGGCGGGGCGGATCTACAATCATCCGGTTGCGAGTACGGAAGTCAGCGTCGGGCCTATTGACCCGCATGTTGCGTGCATGATTGTGCCGGCCGGCGACGTCCGGTCGTGCGAGACGATGCTGCGATCGTGGCTGGGTGATGAGGACCCCGTTCTGCAAATAGCTCCGGTTCTCGCAGCAAAGGGGAGTGGCGAAGGGACTTCAAGATTCGTGTTTTCGTCGTCAGACATAGCGGAAGCTTATCGGCATTTGAAGGGAATCGGCGCTGCGCTGCATACGAAACTTGAGGACGCGGTGCGGGAGCGGGTCATTCGCTTCTCCGACCCGGAAGGCAATCGGATGGAGATTGTTGGCCGACAGCAAAGATGA
- a CDS encoding DinB family protein, protein MQNMDNIYLITDIPGYTPQISRLLSMMNYARHTTLEAVKGLALEQLDELLDPQSNSIGALLLHFAAVEYAYQVVTFEKRELTEEELAEWGPALDLGDAGRANIKGHDLQFYLDKFEQVRTRTFDLFKTVDDEWLYRQEEFWYGKQGNHYFMWFHVFEDEINHRGQIRLIRKRLRS, encoded by the coding sequence ATGCAAAATATGGACAACATCTATCTCATCACCGACATTCCCGGCTACACGCCGCAGATCAGCCGATTGCTCTCCATGATGAACTACGCGCGGCATACCACTCTTGAGGCAGTGAAGGGGCTGGCGCTGGAGCAACTCGATGAGCTGCTTGATCCGCAAAGCAACTCCATCGGAGCGCTGCTGCTGCATTTTGCGGCGGTTGAGTATGCCTACCAGGTGGTGACGTTTGAGAAACGCGAGCTTACGGAAGAAGAGCTGGCAGAGTGGGGGCCGGCGTTGGACCTCGGCGATGCTGGACGCGCGAATATCAAAGGCCATGACCTGCAGTTCTATTTAGACAAATTTGAACAGGTGCGCACTCGCACGTTCGATCTGTTCAAAACGGTTGATGACGAGTGGCTGTACCGGCAGGAGGAGTTCTGGTACGGCAAGCAGGGGAACCATTACTTTATGTGGTTTCATGTTTTCGAGGATGAGATCAACCATCGCGGGCAGATTCGGTTGATTCGGAAGCGGCTGAGGAGCTGA
- a CDS encoding GntR family transcriptional regulator, with translation MTNDSASKPMYEKIFEALRDQILERKYEVGDRVPSEKELGDEHGVSRITSKKALELLASEGYIVRQPGRGSFVAEPQEKSAAKATGSSGHVQQVPRNTGGKLLIGLVITDFADSYGTGLIYGMEDASRQNNSYLVLRRSFGNPSLEEEAIQGLLELGVDGLIIFPAQGEYFNAEILKLAITKFPFVLIDRHLKGISAGSISTDNAKAAIKGTNYLFELGHKSIAFLTPPPMDTTAIEERIEGFIQAHAENGIMVDRELWIEDITSALPQGNAEENRIRDIEKIMTRLRQYPQITAIFTTEYNIAQLALRAAAEMGLSVPGDISVICFDSPEINGGFPITHLQQNQVEMGKIAFENVLKLRAGHTLPTRTLLEATLILGDSTGPMKPRVK, from the coding sequence ATGACGAACGATTCCGCATCCAAGCCAATGTACGAAAAAATATTCGAGGCGCTTCGCGACCAAATTCTTGAGCGGAAGTACGAAGTGGGCGACAGAGTCCCTTCGGAAAAAGAGCTGGGCGACGAGCACGGCGTCAGCCGCATTACGAGCAAGAAGGCGCTGGAGCTGCTGGCCAGCGAAGGTTATATTGTCCGCCAGCCGGGGCGGGGCTCTTTTGTAGCGGAGCCGCAGGAGAAGTCGGCCGCGAAGGCGACGGGCAGCAGCGGCCACGTGCAGCAAGTCCCCCGGAATACGGGCGGCAAGCTGCTGATCGGATTAGTGATTACGGACTTCGCCGACAGCTACGGCACCGGTTTGATTTATGGGATGGAGGATGCTTCCCGCCAAAATAACAGCTATCTGGTGCTGCGCCGTTCCTTCGGCAACCCGTCCTTAGAGGAAGAGGCGATCCAAGGGCTGCTGGAGCTTGGCGTGGATGGACTCATTATTTTTCCGGCGCAAGGGGAGTACTTTAACGCGGAGATTTTGAAGCTTGCCATCACGAAGTTCCCGTTCGTGCTGATCGACCGCCATCTGAAGGGGATTTCGGCGGGCTCCATCAGCACCGACAATGCCAAAGCGGCTATCAAGGGGACGAATTATCTGTTCGAGCTTGGGCACAAATCGATCGCATTCCTGACGCCGCCGCCGATGGATACGACCGCCATTGAGGAGCGTATCGAGGGCTTCATCCAAGCCCATGCGGAGAACGGAATTATGGTTGATCGCGAGCTGTGGATCGAGGATATTACGTCCGCGCTGCCGCAGGGCAATGCGGAAGAGAACCGCATTCGCGACATTGAAAAAATCATGACCCGGCTGCGGCAGTACCCGCAAATTACGGCGATTTTTACGACCGAATACAATATTGCGCAGCTGGCGCTGCGCGCGGCGGCCGAGATGGGTCTCTCCGTGCCGGGAGACATCTCCGTCATCTGCTTCGACAGTCCGGAGATCAACGGAGGCTTCCCGATCACGCATCTGCAGCAGAACCAAGTGGAGATGGGCAAAATCGCCTTCGAAAACGTATTGAAGCTGCGCGCCGGCCACACGCTGCCGACCCGCACGCTGCTGGAAGCGACGCTGATTTTAGGCGATTCCACGGGGCCGATGAAGCCGCGAGTGAAATAA
- a CDS encoding ABC transporter substrate-binding protein, which translates to MKKWISLAALATVVVATASGCGSNSNDNGNTSATNANNSASTNGGTEASSSEPVELTFWGDWGGEGQKQFETMVDAFNKSQDKIRVKYVLQQDMITKFLTAATSGGSPDILFWDRWRTSLYAPKNVLHPVDEFMAKDGLNKDDFYGEALKELSYQDKLYGLPLTVDARALFYNKKILTDAGVNQPPTTWDELEQAAIKTTKWNGNKLEVAGFSLGDNGLFNMYLQQAGGQMMSEDGTKTNFNNDQGKAVLEYWDRMLNQDKVYKVGFEQGLGEGTDAFVTGKLAMQYTGPWMLSTYKKYGKDLDFGIVPPPAGPNGDKGSVMGGFGLVIPEGSKHQAEAWEFIKWWTANKDNALLWAKTSLNIPGFKPALEDPFFKDDPFWKPFLDTLEFAKIRPAHPGYSVMEGDALIPNLQLFQQSKQSLEDTLKKAQQRGDQLLNDNAEVK; encoded by the coding sequence GTGAAAAAATGGATCTCTTTGGCAGCGCTTGCAACGGTCGTCGTGGCAACGGCATCCGGCTGCGGCAGCAATAGCAACGACAACGGCAATACATCGGCGACGAACGCGAATAACAGCGCATCAACGAACGGCGGCACGGAAGCATCCTCATCCGAGCCGGTAGAGCTCACGTTCTGGGGCGACTGGGGCGGAGAAGGACAGAAGCAGTTCGAAACGATGGTTGACGCCTTCAACAAGTCGCAGGACAAAATTCGCGTCAAATACGTGCTGCAGCAAGATATGATTACGAAGTTCCTCACTGCCGCCACATCCGGCGGATCTCCCGACATCCTGTTCTGGGACAGATGGAGAACATCCCTTTATGCACCGAAGAACGTGCTGCACCCGGTCGACGAGTTTATGGCGAAGGACGGCTTAAACAAAGACGACTTCTACGGCGAAGCGCTCAAGGAGCTCTCATACCAGGATAAATTATATGGACTGCCTCTGACGGTAGACGCGCGCGCGCTTTTCTACAATAAGAAGATTTTGACCGACGCCGGCGTCAACCAGCCGCCGACAACGTGGGATGAGCTGGAGCAAGCGGCGATCAAGACGACGAAATGGAACGGCAATAAGCTTGAAGTGGCTGGCTTCTCCCTCGGCGACAACGGCCTGTTCAACATGTACCTGCAGCAAGCGGGCGGCCAAATGATGAGCGAGGACGGCACGAAAACGAACTTCAACAACGATCAAGGCAAAGCGGTGCTCGAGTACTGGGATCGCATGCTGAACCAGGATAAAGTGTACAAAGTGGGCTTCGAGCAAGGGCTTGGCGAAGGCACGGACGCTTTCGTAACCGGCAAGCTGGCGATGCAATACACCGGTCCATGGATGCTGAGCACCTACAAGAAATACGGCAAAGACCTCGACTTCGGCATCGTGCCTCCACCGGCAGGTCCGAATGGCGACAAGGGCAGCGTAATGGGCGGCTTTGGTCTTGTCATTCCGGAAGGCTCCAAGCACCAAGCGGAAGCGTGGGAGTTCATCAAGTGGTGGACGGCGAACAAAGACAACGCGCTGCTCTGGGCGAAAACAAGTCTCAACATTCCAGGCTTCAAGCCGGCGCTCGAAGATCCGTTCTTCAAGGACGATCCGTTCTGGAAGCCGTTCCTCGACACGCTGGAATTCGCGAAAATCCGTCCGGCGCACCCAGGCTACTCCGTCATGGAGGGCGACGCGCTGATCCCGAACCTGCAGCTGTTCCAGCAGTCGAAGCAAAGCCTGGAGGACACGCTGAAAAAGGCGCAGCAGCGCGGCGACCAATTGCTGAACGACAACGCCGAAGTGAAATAA
- a CDS encoding carbohydrate ABC transporter permease has product MASIGKLNRHQARTAYLFITPTMLLFLAFTIVPVVMALYLSFTNYDVVSRMDFVGIDNYKRLIDDALFWQTFKNVCYYAVIFIPLNILISLLLALLLNFKRFGVKLFRTMNYLPTLTSAVAAATVWIWLLHPEFGLINNLLSYFGVIGPAWLAQTETAMFSIIMVTLWQSVGSNMVIYIAGLQGVPDYLYESAKLDGATALDRFRYITWPQLRPTTFLVSTMSIIGALQLFDQAFVLTQGGPGNVTKTPVYLIYQQGFNQLQMGYASAQAFILAIAILIFSFINMRATKSEESIV; this is encoded by the coding sequence ATGGCTTCTATCGGCAAACTGAACCGACATCAGGCGAGAACGGCATACTTATTCATCACCCCGACGATGCTGCTGTTTCTGGCGTTTACAATTGTACCGGTCGTAATGGCGCTCTATTTAAGCTTTACGAACTATGACGTGGTCAGCCGGATGGACTTTGTCGGCATCGACAACTACAAGCGGCTGATCGACGACGCGCTGTTCTGGCAAACGTTCAAGAACGTGTGCTACTACGCCGTTATTTTTATCCCGTTAAATATTCTCATCTCGCTGCTGCTCGCGCTGCTTCTCAATTTCAAGCGCTTCGGCGTGAAGCTGTTCCGCACGATGAACTATTTACCGACGTTAACCTCCGCGGTCGCCGCGGCGACGGTGTGGATTTGGCTGCTCCATCCGGAATTCGGTCTCATCAACAACCTGTTGAGCTACTTCGGCGTGATCGGGCCTGCATGGCTCGCGCAAACCGAAACCGCGATGTTCTCCATCATCATGGTTACGCTGTGGCAAAGCGTCGGCTCCAACATGGTCATTTACATCGCCGGCTTGCAGGGCGTGCCGGATTACCTCTATGAATCCGCGAAGCTGGACGGCGCAACGGCGCTCGACCGCTTCCGCTACATTACGTGGCCGCAGCTTCGTCCGACGACCTTTCTCGTCAGCACGATGTCCATTATCGGCGCGCTGCAGTTGTTCGACCAAGCCTTCGTCCTCACGCAGGGCGGCCCCGGCAACGTTACGAAAACGCCGGTTTACCTCATCTACCAGCAGGGCTTCAACCAGCTGCAGATGGGCTACGCCTCCGCGCAGGCGTTCATTCTGGCAATCGCCATTCTTATTTTCTCGTTCATTAACATGCGCGCGACGAAATCCGAAGAGTCGATCGTGTAA
- a CDS encoding carbohydrate ABC transporter permease: MTTYSVQKALTTVLFYVVTITISVAMFLPFFWSLITSFKPSDDIFSMPIKWIPTKLTLEHYRSAFTTVPFGLYFWNSFVLAAAGVLANLFFGSISGYAFAKLNFRLNKPLFRILLAAMMIPGIVTMIPSFYVLKHFPLIGGNDLLGAGGNGFLNSFWGIILPGASGSFAVFFMRQFFLTLPSDMMEMARIEGCKEFRIFWNIYLPLTKPALATLSIFTFQAGWNSFLWPMIILNDPEKATIQMGLQAFSYNHQTDFGPMMAGALIAVLPILVMFLLLQKYFVQGIAFSGVKG, translated from the coding sequence ATGACTACCTATTCCGTGCAAAAAGCGTTGACGACGGTGTTATTCTACGTCGTGACGATTACGATTTCAGTCGCGATGTTTTTGCCGTTCTTCTGGAGCCTGATCACCTCGTTCAAGCCGAGCGATGACATATTCTCGATGCCGATCAAGTGGATCCCGACGAAGCTGACGCTGGAGCATTACCGCAGCGCGTTCACGACGGTACCGTTCGGCCTTTATTTCTGGAACTCCTTCGTGCTGGCGGCCGCCGGCGTGCTGGCGAACCTGTTCTTCGGCTCGATCAGCGGCTATGCCTTCGCCAAGCTGAACTTCAGGCTGAACAAGCCGCTGTTCCGTATTCTGCTGGCGGCAATGATGATTCCCGGCATCGTGACGATGATTCCGAGCTTTTATGTGCTTAAGCATTTTCCGCTCATCGGGGGCAATGACCTGCTGGGAGCTGGCGGCAACGGGTTTCTGAACTCGTTCTGGGGCATTATTTTGCCGGGGGCGTCCGGCTCGTTCGCGGTGTTCTTCATGCGGCAGTTCTTCCTGACGCTGCCGTCGGACATGATGGAGATGGCCCGCATCGAAGGCTGCAAGGAGTTCCGCATCTTCTGGAACATCTATCTGCCGCTGACGAAGCCGGCGCTCGCAACGCTGTCGATTTTTACGTTCCAAGCCGGCTGGAACAGCTTCCTCTGGCCGATGATCATCCTGAACGATCCCGAGAAAGCGACGATCCAGATGGGGCTGCAAGCCTTCTCCTACAACCATCAGACCGATTTCGGGCCGATGATGGCCGGGGCGCTCATTGCGGTGCTGCCGATTCTGGTGATGTTCCTGCTGCTGCAAAAATATTTTGTCCAAGGCATCGCCTTTAGCGGGGTCAAAGGTTAA
- a CDS encoding glycoside hydrolase family 76 protein translates to MKAAAFGKKAIAVVLAAVLMFPFIGGGGKQASAFTSANADTAMNGFVNTFYDTSAKYFYTNSDHVIHSAHAHGPNGGLYTDFWWEAQLWETVMDAYERTGSSTYRTMIDDIYTGFNAKYTNMMDNPFNDDLGWWALACMRAYEITGTAEYRNRASFLFEQIYAFNDSTYGGGIWWKRDGTSPQKNMATNAPMIMTAIKLKNATGDSAYLTKATNLYTWIKSRLVSGSKLNDHVEGSGSGTVIDWDFTYNYGTFLGAALAMYQTTGTSGYLTDANTAADYVIDKMTLSYSLLYEGENDGAGFKMIFARNLNKLRIATGNASYLNFLQQNATQAFNHRRTSDNVIGSDWTGPTGSGYVQSLAAAAGASILQFTPADNYTGNIAGNGTYEAENALKSGSIISESSQPGFTGRGYLAGWNAAGAITFNVNQNSASTRTVTIRYAGGAGNSSRYISVNGTVVANNLSFAGTGGWGTWNTVTFSANLNAGFNTVVIGFDSGKGNGNYVNIDKISGL, encoded by the coding sequence ATGAAAGCAGCAGCGTTTGGCAAGAAAGCGATAGCCGTCGTGTTGGCGGCGGTGCTTATGTTTCCGTTCATCGGCGGCGGGGGCAAGCAGGCAAGCGCATTTACGTCCGCCAATGCGGACACGGCCATGAACGGCTTCGTGAACACCTTCTATGACACTTCGGCAAAATATTTCTATACCAACAGCGATCACGTCATCCATTCCGCTCATGCGCATGGACCGAACGGCGGCTTGTACACCGATTTCTGGTGGGAAGCGCAGCTCTGGGAAACGGTCATGGACGCGTATGAGCGGACCGGCAGCAGCACGTACCGGACGATGATCGACGACATCTACACCGGCTTCAACGCCAAATACACGAATATGATGGATAACCCGTTCAACGATGATCTCGGCTGGTGGGCGCTTGCCTGCATGAGGGCGTACGAGATTACCGGGACGGCGGAGTACCGCAACCGGGCTTCGTTCTTGTTCGAACAGATCTACGCGTTCAACGACAGCACGTACGGCGGCGGCATTTGGTGGAAGCGCGACGGCACGTCGCCTCAGAAGAACATGGCGACGAACGCGCCGATGATCATGACGGCGATCAAGCTGAAGAACGCGACCGGCGACAGCGCGTATCTCACCAAGGCGACGAATCTGTACACCTGGATCAAGAGCAGGCTCGTATCCGGCAGCAAGCTGAACGACCATGTCGAGGGCAGCGGGAGCGGGACCGTAATCGATTGGGATTTTACGTACAATTACGGCACGTTCCTGGGAGCTGCGCTGGCGATGTACCAGACGACCGGCACGAGCGGCTATTTGACGGACGCGAACACTGCGGCCGATTATGTGATCGATAAGATGACTTTGTCTTACTCGTTGCTGTACGAGGGAGAGAATGACGGAGCCGGGTTCAAAATGATTTTCGCCCGCAATCTCAACAAGCTGCGCATCGCGACCGGCAACGCATCCTACCTCAACTTCCTGCAGCAGAACGCGACCCAGGCATTCAATCACCGGCGGACGAGCGACAACGTCATCGGGAGCGACTGGACGGGACCGACCGGCTCGGGGTACGTGCAGAGCTTGGCGGCGGCGGCCGGTGCGTCGATCCTGCAATTCACGCCTGCCGACAATTACACCGGCAATATCGCGGGCAACGGTACCTACGAGGCGGAGAACGCGCTGAAGAGCGGCTCCATCATCTCCGAGAGCTCGCAGCCAGGCTTTACGGGACGCGGTTATTTGGCCGGATGGAACGCGGCCGGCGCGATTACGTTCAACGTCAACCAGAACTCGGCATCCACGCGGACGGTGACGATCCGCTATGCCGGCGGTGCGGGCAATTCAAGCCGGTATATTTCGGTCAACGGCACCGTCGTGGCGAACAACCTAAGCTTTGCGGGCACGGGCGGCTGGGGCACGTGGAACACGGTGACGTTCAGCGCGAATTTGAACGCGGGCTTCAATACGGTCGTGATCGGCTTCGACAGCGGCAAGGGCAACGGCAATTATGTGAATATCGATAAAATATCCGGCTTATAA
- a CDS encoding glycoside hydrolase family 76 protein, with protein MIKRKGKSKLITIAASVIVLAGLAAWRFGFGTALTGGGADSVWAERAELAQQELATSFWDEKRGLFNNAAPCIAQLCTDPFNYWWLAHGVDALVDGYERTGDERYAEEIGKLYQGILDRNAGVFINDYYDDMEWMALAMLRAFDATKEERYKGAAAELWKEIQGGWNDEMGGGIAWRKEQLDYKNTPANAPAAILAARMYLHTNDEADLAWAKKLYDWQKQTLVDPETGLVWDGINRQGDGVIDKDWKFTYGQGVFIGAGVELYRITKEQAYLDDALRTAGNLKQDFLSPATGMLPSEGDGDGGLFKGVLVRYIGELIQTEPSMKKELRDMLLTNADSLWEYGKGKGKALFSNSWAQTPDEVVQLSTQLSAVMLLEQAAKADQSE; from the coding sequence ATGATCAAGCGAAAAGGTAAAAGCAAGCTGATTACGATCGCGGCTTCCGTTATCGTCCTTGCGGGGCTAGCCGCATGGAGGTTCGGCTTTGGAACGGCGCTGACGGGCGGCGGCGCGGATTCGGTTTGGGCCGAACGGGCGGAGCTCGCGCAGCAGGAGCTGGCGACGTCGTTTTGGGATGAGAAGCGGGGCTTGTTTAATAATGCGGCGCCGTGCATCGCGCAGCTGTGCACCGATCCGTTCAACTATTGGTGGCTCGCGCATGGCGTGGATGCATTGGTAGACGGCTACGAGCGTACGGGCGACGAACGGTATGCCGAGGAAATCGGCAAGCTGTATCAGGGGATTTTGGACCGAAACGCGGGCGTATTTATCAACGATTATTACGATGACATGGAATGGATGGCGCTCGCCATGCTGCGTGCCTTCGATGCGACGAAGGAGGAGCGCTACAAGGGGGCGGCCGCCGAGCTATGGAAGGAAATCCAAGGCGGCTGGAACGACGAAATGGGCGGAGGAATCGCCTGGCGCAAGGAGCAGTTGGATTATAAAAATACGCCCGCCAACGCGCCAGCGGCGATATTGGCGGCGCGGATGTACCTGCATACGAACGACGAGGCGGACTTGGCCTGGGCCAAAAAGCTGTACGACTGGCAGAAGCAAACGCTCGTCGATCCGGAGACGGGGCTCGTCTGGGATGGCATCAACCGCCAAGGAGACGGCGTTATCGATAAGGATTGGAAATTTACGTACGGCCAAGGCGTCTTCATCGGCGCAGGCGTGGAGCTGTACCGGATTACGAAGGAACAGGCTTATTTGGATGACGCGCTTCGGACGGCAGGCAACCTGAAGCAGGACTTCCTGTCGCCGGCAACCGGCATGCTGCCTTCGGAGGGCGATGGGGACGGCGGCTTGTTCAAGGGCGTGCTCGTCCGCTACATCGGCGAACTCATCCAAACGGAGCCTTCGATGAAGAAGGAGCTTCGCGACATGCTGCTGACCAATGCGGACAGTCTGTGGGAGTACGGCAAAGGGAAGGGCAAGGCGCTGTTCAGCAACTCATGGGCGCAAACGCCCGATGAAGTCGTGCAGCTAAGCACGCAGCTCAGCGCGGTCATGCTGCTCGAGCAAGCGGCGAAAGCCGACCAATCGGAATAA
- a CDS encoding glycoside hydrolase family 76 protein — translation MMTWESRAEEAQQALAELFWNPAIRLFDIEIPCPGGACNTIFHYWWMAHAVDALVDGYERTKDAKYAGLLAELYDGLLVRNGGAFPNELYDDMEWMAIAWLRAYRALGVERYKEAALLLWEDIKTGWNDQMGGGIAWQKSQLDYKNTPANAPAAILAARLFQQFGRQEDLEWAQNIYGWLKTHLVDPATGFVWDGMNRQGDGAIDKEWKFTYCQGVYIGAGVDLYRVTGDRGYLEDAIRTAGASDMELADPASGLLPEEGDGDGGLFKGILVRYLGELAKEAPELGAAGPLLASNAVSLWEQGRDPERCVFSTDWRSQPSERVTLSTQLSGIMLLEQLALLERRGSESLLGEAI, via the coding sequence ATGATGACATGGGAAAGCCGTGCGGAAGAGGCGCAGCAGGCGCTGGCGGAGTTATTTTGGAATCCGGCGATTCGGTTGTTTGACATTGAAATTCCTTGCCCCGGCGGGGCGTGCAATACGATTTTTCACTATTGGTGGATGGCGCACGCGGTCGATGCGCTTGTCGACGGCTATGAGCGGACGAAGGACGCGAAGTATGCAGGTCTGCTGGCGGAGCTCTACGACGGGCTGCTCGTCCGCAACGGCGGCGCGTTTCCGAACGAGTTGTACGACGATATGGAGTGGATGGCGATTGCTTGGCTGCGCGCGTACAGGGCACTGGGCGTGGAACGATATAAAGAAGCGGCGCTGCTGCTCTGGGAGGATATTAAGACCGGCTGGAACGATCAGATGGGCGGCGGCATCGCTTGGCAGAAGTCGCAGCTCGATTACAAGAATACGCCTGCGAACGCGCCGGCGGCCATTCTCGCGGCACGATTGTTTCAGCAGTTCGGTCGGCAGGAGGATCTGGAGTGGGCGCAAAATATTTACGGCTGGCTGAAGACGCACCTCGTGGACCCGGCGACCGGCTTCGTCTGGGACGGCATGAACCGTCAAGGCGACGGGGCAATCGATAAGGAATGGAAGTTCACGTACTGCCAAGGCGTTTACATTGGCGCAGGCGTTGATCTGTACCGGGTGACCGGCGATCGCGGCTACCTGGAGGATGCGATTCGCACGGCTGGCGCTTCCGACATGGAGCTGGCCGATCCGGCGAGCGGCTTGCTGCCTGAGGAGGGCGACGGCGACGGCGGCTTGTTCAAAGGCATTCTCGTCCGCTATCTGGGCGAGCTTGCGAAGGAAGCGCCGGAGCTCGGCGCGGCGGGGCCGCTGCTGGCCAGCAACGCGGTATCGCTTTGGGAGCAGGGACGCGATCCGGAGCGCTGCGTGTTCAGCACGGACTGGCGCTCGCAGCCGTCGGAGCGCGTGACGCTAAGCACGCAGCTGAGCGGCATAATGCTGCTCGAGCAGCTGGCTTTGCTTGAGCGGCGCGGCAGCGAATCATTGCTGGGCGAAGCGATTTAA